GTTTTGTaagaaaagtgtctcttacgaaatacgctgctttctttactgacacgcACACATTTctctgtgctggaaaactaatgtttgggaatctaaaatgtttttgtactgactccatAACGTAGaagtcatgaaataaaaatctaaaacaaagcttatactaaaaaaaagaaaaaaaagaaaaatagggtggctaaaacttttgcacagtactgtatatcggAGCTGTACTCACTGCACCAGCCAGCGTTGAAGTTCCTGTTGGGATCGGCGCCGATGCAGCTGGATCCAGTCTTGCGAGAGCGAGTCTTCCTCCACATCCTGTCCTGCAGGAAACAATATCGCAATACCGCATTTTATTTCTTAACCTCACATTAAAAAGTTTCCAGGTCATCAGTTAACACAAAGAAATAGACAAGCGCGCTCCATTCAAAAAACTGAGACACGTTTTAGTTGTAAAGTAGTCCTGACAAATAATTATATCAATCTTAAACAAATTATTGGAGCACGTATGCAACACGGTGTTCATTTGAACCACTAATAGATAATAGCTCTAGTCATATGGTtccttttttgattttttttttttaacagaaaaaagTACAGAAATTACAATGGACCGGGGACTGTTGGcgataaaacatttcaaaaaggTTGCTCATTGATGAAGCATAGTTTCATTTATTGGTATTGTTCTGAATTTTGAACCCTAGTGGAGGAGTAAGACACGTACGCTCTTCCACGTGTGCTCGTAACCGTCCACGTTAAACACAGGCAGCACGAAGATATCCATGGTGTTCAGCAGGCTGGTCATCTGAGGGTCGTTTCCGTAGCTGGTCACGGCCTAACCGCAAAGAAAATGACAGTGTCACAGATGACTTACTTAGATAATGTAAGAAAACAACATTCCCACGAGTACTGTGATTAAAAAGCATGCTTGGAATGGAGTGAGGGTGTTACTGTAATGCGTAAGGAGGTGAAAGAAACCCGAAGTGTTTGTTACAAGTGTGCACAAGCGGGCGTACGATGCGTAGTTATAAATTGCGAATTGTTGTAGTATAACAGCGATAAAACACGACAGAATGTGCTGCTATTAGCGAATAATCAACGTCTCACGGTAAGTGCGCTTCGCATTGAGatgcatcacaccactccatcgAGGATTATTTTCCGATCACGGCATGTTCCATCTGGAACGCTTTATGTCTTACTGAGCACCCCTTGATAAATATTAGGCTCTGAAGATCTGTGAGTGAGTTTGGCTTCACCTCCTGGACGAACCACTGGCAGAAAGCGGGGCTGATCCACTCACGGGCGTGGATTCCACAGTCCATGAAGATGGCAGGCTTGGTGGAGCCATTGCTCTTTCCGATCTGTGAGAAAAAAAGTCAGTTCAGATTTTTAGCCAACGTTAAAGTGGTTAAGGAggtcagaaggttgggggttccaacattgttgggcccttgaacaaggtccttaaccctctatgctccagggggcgctgtatcacatCTGACcatgcgctctgaccccaacttcctaagatgctggggtatgcgaagaaaaggatttcactgtgctggaatgtatacgtgaccaataatgTCTCATTATCACTATGTATGGCTGGACTGACCATTTTAAGAAATGCATTCTTAAACATCATTAAAttatatgtaaaatgtatttcttgGATAAACTGTAAACGTGAACCTAAATATGAGCGTGcgagagtgaaaaaaaatacttttttatctTAACATCAGCTTCATGTAGGGTTTGTATACAGCACCTTACACAAAATAGCCCCTACAGTAATATTAATGTGGGTGGTATTgataatatatgaaatattgatcatttgcataattattaacaaataaaaatgttaaagatgCAAAAGATGtagttgcataagtattcaccccattgaactttttttttaaccatatatTTGTTTCATATTAGCCAATTCTCTCCCCAGCACACAGTTGAAGAACGAGTCtaatgtgcttcctctgagacaccagaagccagccaactgcatcgTTTCGCCCACGATTGGCGAGTGACACTCTGACTGACAAGGGAGACTGAGTATTTCGTCCCTCCCGCTCAGACAGCACGGCCGAGTTTGATCCCTAGACTCCAGGTCACGGATGGTTGTGTCTTTGAATGTCTGGGATTCAAACTCGTGATGTCTGGAGGATAGGACAAATGCtttttcattcaaattcatTCCATGTTTCAACAATGAATTTAATGGAACTTTGTGAGATGTTCAAAGTTTAGGAGCTCCTCCACTCTAATGGCATTACCCAGAACCTTTGGCGTTTTGATAGCTCCATGATCTTCATGATGCTGTATGTTTAGGTATGTTTGCTAACAAACTCTGGGTTCTTCCAGAGATACACAGCATTGAACCCACAGACATTTAATTTTACGCAGGTCGAGTACCAATGTATACGATCCTGTGAAGTTTGTTAAGTTTGTTGATTCTCACGTAGAACTTTCACAAAGTGTGGATATTAACCAAAGACATAGCACGCACTTTTGCAGTAGGCTACAGCCTGGACTATAACCCATGTGCtgtttattagattattatattttattctacaGCATGCAAAACATACGCTTGCCCTGCTCTGGACACATTTCATGACACATGGGTTTAAGAGGAGCTCCAAGCTGAATGAAGGCTAATAAAAActgaagaacaacaacaagactaataatttaaatattaatttcaaTCATTCTATAATGTGTGTAGAACTGCATCATAAATAACGCTGAGTAAATATCTCCTCTGACCCCTTCTGTATATCAGTTTGTGAAGCTATGACATAATACTGTATGTCATGTGCATCTAAGGAGTGTTGTTGCAATGTTGTCTCACAATATGCTGGCAGATTTACGCGGTGGTCTGTTCATCTATTCGCTAAAAAAGGTCCAATTTCCGATTCTGATGTGAAACTCAATGTCCACCTTTTCGAAAGCCGAGAACTTACCTTGAGCAGGTGCATGCTACGGCCTTCGTATGATTTCCCAAGCGTGGACTTGCTGATCAGTGCAGGGTTGCCCGAGGTCATGGAGCTGACCCAGGCCTCGATCTGTCCATCACACCAGTATGCAATTagaacacacactgtactgtacacaaacTGAGAACATCAGCTAGGTGTGAAgggaaaaaatacacacatctgCCCAGCTGTTGTACTTGATATAGCTGTGGGCTTTGGTATGCATGTTGTTGTCAAACTGTTGTCTCACAGCCGTCTGCACATCCTCAATCAGcactctgcaacacacacacacccacacacacacacacacacacacacacacacgccactcTACAACGTGCTCATAGCATTCTTAATAAAGCTTGTCTTCAGAATCCAgatctctttatttctccaaGTATGTTACATATACAAGGAATTTGACATGGTGTGTGCACACATGTAATATACTAAACAGACCAGATAAGTGCATGGACTATCACCAGAgacatatctccctgcagttctcacctggtttcccactgaaactAAGCAGGTTTGAGCCTGGACAGTACCTGGatggttgctgctggaagtggtattagtgagaccagcagggggtgctcaccctgtggggGGCCTAATGCTCCAGTATAGTgccggggacactatactgtaaaaacagcactgtcttttggatgagacattaaaccgaggtcctgactctctgtggtcattaaaaatcccagcacacttatcgtaaaagtcctggtgaaattcccccattggtccTTATCGATCATGGaaccctaataatctccatctctgaatggGCTACATcacactcctctcctctccactaatagctggtgtgtggtggtgttctggagcactatggctgccttcgcatcatccaggtggatgctacacgctagtggtggttgaggagatccccccacacccccatacaatgaaaagcgctatataagtgtaacaataactaactaactattaggaatattaaaaaatagacatttaactaaggggatttttttttacgtaaaCAATTGGATGTAAAGAAGCAATTGTGAAAGTCACCAAAAGATAAAGAAgggaaaatatatacatgtacatgttttgtttatatttggcATTGTGAGAAACGATAGTAACGCTGTAAATACGGAATTTATCAGTGTATAGTCTATGTTAGTCTAGTTAGTATGGCCTAGAAGCATGTACTGTCAGTCTTCAACACTAGCCTGAATCTACCAGTGaggaatgtttttgtttctaaattGAAATGTAATCTATTTTTGCCTCGTTTACTTTCAGATCCTTTCGGCTATCTCTGATGATAGGTAATGATCGTCGTTTTCTCAGTCAGACTCACCGGTAGTCCATGCCGCTCTGTTGCAGCATGACGGAAACCATGTCAGTGTGAGAAGCAGGGATATGGACATCGACTTCGGTGAAAACTGTGACCAAGTCATCGCTGTCAGGGCTCCAGAAGTCCACCTGCCGAGGgcataacacacaccacactgtcaTAACTCTCTCATTCACGTCTCTTCCAAAGAGATCTAGCTAAACATGCTAAAGAAGGACACACCTCCTGAGAGTGTTATCGTTTTAGACCTGAGGGCTAACTTAAATAAGCAAGTACGCACCTCCTGACCGCGTGATCATTTCAGAGCCTTGACTGTGACGATAATTATGTGTCACGGCTGTTGTCAAATtgcagtaaatatatatatatagagaatGAAAGCATGTCTTGTATGGAATTCAGTTTGTGTccaaagtaattaaacataacttttcaagaaaggaacaaaaatatactatgaaaaagaagaaaaactatttataTTATGGAATTcgggcaattttactggggttatctcatacagtgtggtaagtaataatctggaaaggcctttgtaatatcacagtttaaaactggatttaaagagaagcaaatcagtaaatgaatcacatgaaaataaatcgcatgaaaatgaatcacatgtaaatgaatcacatgtaaatgaatcacatgtaaatgtatcatatgaaaatgaataaataaatgaaaatgaaaaagaagaaaaacactctgaaccGACTAATTAAGTGAGTCATTTCCACTACAACATATTCTAGTATTCAGAAGCATTTCACTATGAATTCTTTAAATGGAAAGAATCGTGTTATTTTGCATCAGCGATAAGGTAATCGTGTCTTTCAATATTGCTCGGCTTGGATCTCATGGCGTTCGACTGTTTTTCACTTAAAGACGAAGATGAAACGAACCTGACTTCTGAATATGAGGTACTGATTGACTTAATGAGTGCTTTTATAGCTTCTAATCAGTAATAACTAAAACTCCACTTTAGAATATGGGGCACATATTGTAGTATCGGTGACATATTTAGCTTTTATAAGCTCTTACACTGATACTACTGTAGTATCTCAGTGCACAAGCATTATCACAGGAAACCATACCTCATTGAATCCTCACTCAGCAGCCACTGAGGAGTCACTTCATTACTGCCTGTGTGCACCTGCTTTATCCCAGCTATCTTGCAACAATAGGGCAAATGTTAGATAAATCCCTGACCCAGGGTGAACCAGGCAGTGAGGAAAGAAACAGGAGAAATAAGGACAATGAGCCACATTCCACCTTGGGGACCTGAACCTACATGCTTGGACCATCCAAGCCATAAATCCAAGATTTTGTACCAGCTAGTCTGGGTTGTGGATAAACAAGCAACACCGTTGAGTAACACTAATGGCCTTGGAAGAAGGCATCTGGCTGAAGGAGTCACACTAAAGCCATAATTCACGCCCTGGAGAACCAAACCAATACCCCGGACtgcaggatgcaagtgcaggatcaCTGGACTTTGAGATCATTTCACACCATATAAGACACAGACCTTCCCTGACCTTACTTCTCTGGCTCACCTACTGGAGTACGTGCCACCACCACTTCGGATTAACTACACACCTTTTAATGGTAAGTTAGACAAAGTACCAGGACAAAATGGCCGGACAAAAGGATAGCTCATCATGACCCTGCGTTAACCCTCATGGACTAGaatggagagaagagaaggagggggGAACCCCTGATTGTGAAATGGAACAGGCCTCCTTTGTTGAAGCAGCTCTTCACAACACCCACAGGGCAGAGGACAGAAACAGTTAACTTTTGGTTACATGAAGTCTATTGCAATATATCATGCTTTTATACAAGGGCTATAACTCTAAATTGATAACCATCATGCTGTTGTGAATCTGTGTTCAATACCACATACATCAcaagttgattattattatctgtagtatctgttgattattattatgcaacTGATGTCGCCTATGCCTATAATCCAAAACTGTAATCCTTATATATATACTAGTAtttactatggacactttggacatgccaatcagcctaccatcatgtcttttgactggaggaggaaaccagagtacccggaggaatcccccgcagcacggggagaacagcggcgggaatcgaaccccaaccctggaggtgtgaggcgaacgtgctaaccacccaGTATGTGTTCCATAAAATACAGTGTTATTGATTCGTATTTCTGGATGAGGAATGAATGGAATGATGTTCATTGGTCCTAGATCAGAACCATGGTATTTGCTTCTTCATCATACAAAATGGTTAgtcataataaataaagctaataaaTACCTGCACTTTGCTGGCAAGCTCCTTGATGAACGATACGTGTGTATCGCTCACAGGCCAAAGACGGAAAACTTTATCCCTGTAAGAAAAAGGCAAAAGAgatgttattgtgtttttttttccttcatttcctttgttttaaatcaatgaaATAATTGTATTAAAAAATCCCAACGATTACCCAACATAGCGGTTTGGCTCACAGAGAGCCACTGCTACCAATCCCAAAAACAGAAGAACCTTCATCATGCCTGATCGACTGTCAGTGGCGTTCCATCTCTTGCTTTTATAAGATGGGATCAGCAGGAGCTGTCCAATCCCTGAGGACCTTTTCACCAATGTATCAAGTCGTTTTAAGCTGTGAGCTCGTACAGTTGAAACAAGAGTTATCATTCAATGATTAACATGTGAACGAGTATATTTATAGATGCTCTAaaaaagacagatagagagacggGGGTTTTAAGCCAAGGACACGTGTTTGATAGCGAGAGAACTGTAGAGGTACATTTCAAGCTGTTCGTTTGAAAAGGATTTGAAgatgttatgtttttttaaaattgttgttAAAATGATGTCCATAAGAAGCAGAGGAATAGGAGAAGAACTTTCATAAAACATCAACGTTATTTATTTGCCTCAATATTACAATGTGTACACTGATGCATTTATCACTTTTCTCAACAAACTCTTCTAATGTACAGTgccctacactaatattggcacccttggtaaatatgagcaaagaaggctgtaaaaaattgtctttaatgtttaaccttttgatcttttattaaatatatatatatatatatatatatatatatatatatatatatatatatatatatatatatatatatatatatataggaatatagctgtgatgtgcagcaaaaggttgttgagcttcaaaaAAGGGGATGTGGAAatgcattgaaaacgcccatttccaccatcagggcaataattaagaagttccagtcaactggaaatgttatgaattactcggaattggacgtgtgtctatatcgtctcaacgcagtgtgaagaggacggttcgagtggccgaaaaatctccaaggatcacagctggagaattgcagaagttagttgcatcttggggtcagaaagtctccaaaactacaatccgaagtcacctacatcaccacaagttgtttcgaagggtttcaagagaaaaagtctctactctcatccaaaaacaaactcgagcgtcttcagtgtgccagacactactggaacgtcaaatgggatcgggttctatgggcagatgaaaccaaaatagagctttttggtaataaacaccagaggtggttttggtgcacacagagacgtagccatatggaaaagtacctcatgcccacggttaaatatggtggtggatctttaatgttttgggctgtttttctgccagaggacttggacattttgttaggatacatggcatcatagaCTCTATCAAAcgtcaacagatattaaatgaaaacctgactgcctctgacagaaagcttcaaatgggccgtggttggatcttccagcaggacaatgatccaaaacatacatcaaaatcaacacaaaaacggtttactgtccacaaaatcaagctcctgccatgaccctcccagtcccctgacctgaaccccatagaaaacctgtggggtgaactgaagaagagagtccaccagcgtggaccttgaaatgtgaaggatctggagagattctgtatggaggaacggtctcagatccctcgccatgtattctccaacctcatcaggcattataggagaagactcagagctggtatcttggcaaagggaagtagcacaaagtattgactaaaagggtgccaataattcttgcacacctatacgtaacaaagatttttttttggataaacctatgttgtgtgtgcaattgtttgatatccatgagagcagagtattttgttttgttttttaacaaaagatcaaaaggttaaacaataaagacaatttttcacagccgtctctgctcatatttaccatgagtgccaatattactggatgGCACTGTATAGTTTTTAAGGAAGAACTTAAAACTTAAGGAAACTTTCAGCGACAACAGTAGGAGTTTCATAATTATCAGGAAATATGACACTTTCTATATATACATGTTTAAATGTctggcagtctgggaaaacaaaaacaaaaaaacaaacaaacaaacaaaaagaaacaaagacaaaatcAGGTTTCTGCCCGTAACATACTTTAACTTCTCAGATAACGAGGCCTTAACAAAGCATTACTTTTCACATTATCACAattaataatggatttattaGTCATTTTCACACAACAGATCCCTGATTATCACCCAATACATGTGTTTGTGAATAAAATCTAATTCATAGTGAATAAACTAATAAacccctaataaataaatacaagtgtCCTATTTGGGCTTTACGATGAACAAGACCTCAATTAACCCCTAATAAATATTCCTTAAAATAAAAGTGTAGCAGTCTGAGAAAACTTCAAGTTTCTGCCTGTAGCATACTTTGACTTCTCAGATTATAGAAACATGGACATATTTCcagaaatgacagaaatatttatctttttaaataaaataataaaaaaattgtcttgGCATCTTCCTGCTAAGATCATATTGGGTAATATCATATTGGGTAATAAGATCATATGGTGGTACAAACAGTGTAATTACTATGATGTACTCACATAGTGCTTTGTTGGATAAGTGCAACAATAAATTcagtttgaaatgaaaaaaaaacagctgtcaaaatgtcccGCGTGATTCTCCTGCGAAagctttaaatgcagttttctcccttttcacctGTTAGAACTTCACTTGTCGTTGAGATACCGTACAAACACATTTAACTTCAGGAAAGTCTATAGTATTCAGAactatagtaaaaaaaaagtctaaatttCACCATGTGTATGGTTTTCCCAGCCTGCCACACAGatattcttaaaaaaacaacaacaacaaaaaaaaaaacaagaaagaagcACGACTAATGTAGTCATTGAGCACATTCATCATCAACATAGTCCATTTAATGACAGAAACAGAGATATATAAATGTCCACTAAATGTTACTAAGATGTTTCTAAGAACGCATATTtcacatacaaatacaaatattcaaCTATTTACGCAtatgataaatatataacatCTACTAAAACGATCAGTTGCACCACCGAAAACGCTAAACAGTCACATAGTACAGTCTCTATCACATCACAATTTTATTAGTAGGAAAAAGATAACAGGTCAGCAGTCTTAAATACATGATCTAGATGAATATATTAACTGAATCTATCTACACCTGAGGATGTTTCACTACGAGATGTCTACATGTTCAGTTCCTTCTCATATTCAGCTCAGTTAACTTCTCAAGATCTGAAAGGTCCTTTTAGATTTGAAACACTGTAATATTTCAGAtgctggaatgtgtgtgtgtgtgtgtgtgtgtggtccacAAATGACTGTAAATCGTTAACTATTATGCATCTATATACAAGTCAAGCATCATGATTATATCATAATAGAGGCTATTAATtgagatggatttttttttttaatcatgccTTGGCATGAGATCTCCTGGACATCCCTAAAGCCATATACAGATACTATAATCTGTGCATAATTGTATGTTTAATTATCATCAGATATTTGCATgttaagaacaataaaaatattgatCAGGAGAAATTAGGTATTTCTATTGAAATGCATCTGAACTGCATATAGGCTATTAATATTTGATCATCATATCATTATTCTATAAGTTAACACAGATATTACTGCATGCTATTGAACTACCTCGACCTCCTTTGGAAAGCTTGTTATATTGTCTTTTTAAAGTGTGTATTACCTTCGTAAGTTACATCTGCACTGTCCTGATTCTTAAGCTGTACTGTTGTATTTGCTTGCACCGGAGAGaacagtgagagaaaaaaaaaacaaaaaaaaaccttttcattaCGCTGTaaagtataataaaaaataaaagccgAGTGGAATTTTAGAATGATTCAATCGAGCTGATGAAAAGGCAAGCGTATCGTACGCCTGAGGGAAAAAATAATGcctgaaataaaacacactttaGTGCCAGAGTCTTTGGTTGGTTTTAAGTCCCTCCTGTCAGTTACAGACGTGCTCGTATTTACTGCTTAATAATGCAAACGTAGCAGAATCCAGCGCAGCATCGCCAGATAATATCACTTTGGGGGACAAAACATGATCTCtcgcaaaaaaaataaataaatatataaataatataaggGAGCTGCTTTTCCAAGATGCACTGCAACACTTTACTCTTATTGAGTAAAATTTAGACTTCTGATCCGAAGGtcttgagttcaaatcccagcactgtcaagctgctactgttgggccctttagcaaggcccttaagcctcaactgctcagttgtataaataaatgcttacaATTAGaaactacatatatatatatatatatatatatatatatatatattgtatctaTAACAGCAATGGCAAGCCAAAAGAAAATGATTTGTCACGTGAATATTCCACTTGTTCATACACAGGTGAGTCAAATAGAAACCtcattttttcaaatgattGTTTATTGTGTCACAAACGTGTATCCGGTTTAAGGTAGCAGTTAAAAGGGGCTACTGAGAACAACTACAACTTTAACAACTACAACTTCTACATACCCCTcacttttaaggttttcatttgactcgcCCTCATAGCTAACAATTTCTGGCCCGATTTTGCTGTCGCTTATGAGGTTGAGGTTCATGGTATTCGATGACATGCCGAATAGGGCTGTTCAATGAAGATACGATGCTGAACAAGTCAGtaggttattttttttgtttgtttgtttgtttgttttatagctAAATTTGTCCTAGTTGAACGACGATGGAAGGTTATCTAGCTACTGAAATAAGGTGGATGAACTCCATAAAGCTTCAAAGAAACAAAGGAAATACAGGCTATCCATTTCGGTGCTTATAATGCTGGAATAAATTTTTGAAGAGTTCCAAGCAAGAAAGCTAACATAACAAAGAGAAATTTGAGATCCTTTTATGAGAACTCGGGAAACACTCTAGGCCCATTTTCTCAACCACAATCCACATTTATGAACGTTATTATGCCTATGAATCCTGTCCAGAGGAATTTAATAATCATTTTGATAAAATTGGGTCATATGAGTGGAAATAAAAACTCTCTGGCTTCTAAATATTATTGTACCCCTTTAAATAATGTGCCTAAATATTTTGAGTAGTTTTGTTTGTAAAAGCGGTCCCTGGCTGTAAAACGTTTGAGAGCCCTTGCACTAGGCGACTGCTTGCTTACATATCTAGAACGTGATGTTTGGATGTTGCAAACATTGATTTTCCCAACAGGCTAGCCAAATATGATTAGTAATAACACCGATAGATGGGCATTTGGCAGTATGTGCATAACCTGGGATCTTGGACATAAAAGAGGATCTACTGGAATTCAGTACGGTTCTACGATGGACGTGTTACAGAGTGCAGGAAGGTTCATGTAGGCCATTTTAGGTTCTTAAGACTTTTATCGTTTGTCTTTATCTGGCATTAACTATCTCAGTTTTTATGAAGACAGTGTTGCTACGAACACAGGTCAACGAATGTGTAAGATGTTATGAGTATGAGTGAGATAGATGTGACTTTGGAGTGGGAGTGGGTTAGGAGCTCAAGTCAGCCGAAGGGACGTTTGAAACGAAGGTTCAATTAATTAAGGCTGTAGCTTAATTATCATGCTGCAAACAGAATAAACTTCATATGAGTGTGAAATTAAATTGCACTCCATTTTTCTTGCGGATACATGTAGCATTTAGAAAGGTGGTGATGTCACAAAAGCCTTGTGTAATGTCTTGAATTTCTTAGATGTGGGGCAGTGTTAGCTTTGTGGTTAAGCTGCTGGAcatctgattggaaggtcatgagttcaaatccctgcaCTACCAAACTACCGCTGCTGGTAGTGAGCAAGGCccctaaccctcaactgctcagctgtatacaTGAGATAATGTaaatcactctggataagggtgtcttgtcaaatgctgtaaatataatgtaaatgtgagGAAAACTGATGTGTGTGACTTATGTGCTGTGACTATTGAAACATGTTGTTACCCTTAAAtggttttcttatttttttttcacagagtTCCAACATAACATAATCAGCAACATATGCTGGCAGTTCAGTAATGCAGGAAAACAACACACCTGGCAACACTGCCTACAAAGTTCAGAGCAACAAAGTTCAGAGCAACATGTGAAATTTAGACCTGGTTTtggtgaaaaaaattaataaataaaataacacaaaaagacTGGTCTCTACTAACCGCCTAAAGCATTGTACATCAGAacatctggatggagctctcatctactccaattccagattgcggggactacggctgcttctaaggccaaacagacttcatataaaaccataatgaactttttcacactatctgttgttacccagatgaggacgggttcccttctgagtctggttcctctcaagatttcttcctcttaacatcttagggagtttttcctcaccactgtcgccaccggctcgctcaattgggataaattcacacctttaaaatctgtataccgtgtttatatgtttctgtaaagctgctttgagacaatgtctactgtaaaaaccgttatacaaataaaatagaattgaattgaattgaacaattTCCCATT
This Ictalurus furcatus strain D&B chromosome 1, Billie_1.0, whole genome shotgun sequence DNA region includes the following protein-coding sequences:
- the cpb1 gene encoding carboxypeptidase B, which produces MMKVLLFLGLVAVALCEPNRYVGDKVFRLWPVSDTHVSFIKELASKVQVDFWSPDSDDLVTVFTEVDVHIPASHTDMVSVMLQQSGMDYRVLIEDVQTAVRQQFDNNMHTKAHSYIKYNSWADIEAWVSSMTSGNPALISKSTLGKSYEGRSMHLLKIGKSNGSTKPAIFMDCGIHAREWISPAFCQWFVQEAVTSYGNDPQMTSLLNTMDIFVLPVFNVDGYEHTWKSDRMWRKTRSRKTGSSCIGADPNRNFNAGWCTLGASSNPCSDTYCGSSVESEIEVKNVANFIRNKKSIIKAYLTIHSYSQLLLFPYSYKYDKAKDDAELMSVAVAASEALRSLYGTKYTSGPGATTIYPAAGGSDDWAYDLGVKYSFTFELRDTGRYGFLLPESQIKPTCEETMLAVKSIAAHVLNNLY